The Coleofasciculus chthonoplastes PCC 7420 DNA window TGTTTGGGGTAACGCCCCGGTAGTTGGGGAGATGTGATACCACGTCCCCGTCGTTGGCGTCGATAGCGGGCTAATTCGGCTTCGAGTTGCACGTCTAGGCTACCTAAAGCCGTCTGCAAAACAGGGTTAATCGACAGGGGGGAGGAAGGAGTTGATGCTTTAGCTGAGGTTTTTTGGCTCATGAAGGGAACTTCCGTTTAATTCGGCAGGGTTGAGTTAGAGGCTCATTGTGACAATGAAGACAGTCGTTAAGGATGGTGTTGGTTTAGGATAGCTGTATGGGAAAGCATAAATACTCATGCTGAAATCTCTTAATCATATAGTAGAAGCACTGGATAATCAGCCGTTTTGGCAAGGTCAAAAGCAATTTCAACAGATCCGCGACTGTTGGGCTGACGTTGTGGGTGCAGATAGGGCGCAGCAAACCCGACCCCATTCACTATCCCGTTCAATTCTTTATGTTGCCACGTCAAGTTCGGTTTGGTCTCAAGATCTGAGTTTAAATTGCCGTTCTATTTTGAAACAGCTTAATGCTCGCTTGTCCACGCCGATAGAAACTATCCGTTTTTCGCCCGGATGGTGGTATCAAGAGCAAACCTTACCCCAGACTGAGGAATCGGAACATCCCAGCCTTGTGGATCAACCGGAGGTCTCATCGTCTGCTGATCCCCCTGTGGAACAGCCTACACCCCAAACGGCATTTGAACAGTGGGCGGCGAAAATTAAGGCGCGATCGCAGAACCTACCCCTTTGTCCGCAATGTCATTGTCCCACACCGCCAGGAGAACTGAAACGCTGGCACGTTTGTGGCTTGTGTGCGACTAAGCAGTGGCAGGGTTAGCGGTTGCCTTGACCGGGCTTATGAATGCTGACCTGTCGGATCGGTTTAACTTATCATTCTTGTTTGAATTTCTCGCTTAAATTTCGTATCTAACTATACATTAGGTTTATCCTTTGGGCTTGATCCCCATGAGGTTTCACGAAAAATTCACCTAGTTTCTGACCAAGCTTAACTGATTGTTTCGTTTCTTTGCGAGAATGTGTTCATATATAAAGCAATTATAAAGAAAACATAAAATATTAATAGTTTAAGTAAAAAATAATGGAAATTGAGAAGATATAGGCAGCTAATTAAACGTTCATTTTTTAAGACATCCAATGAAAACCTTCAAATGCTCAACGTCCGCTTGTCAGTTTTGTCGCTATTACCAACTTGAAGGACGGCGCGGCGGTACGTGTCAGCAACTTGGCGTACCCGTTAAAGCCAATTGGAAAGCTTGTTCCTTAGCCCTACCACCCTTTGCGCCCTCGTGGGAAAGTTTTGAGCAAATATGGCTTGATGATCAACGGCTGTTGAGAGAAGATTTAGCTACAAACTGCTCCCAGAGACATTCCCAGCCGACGCCCTCGACAAAAGTCCAGACATCAAACCCTGAAAACGTGGCAACTAAAGTTGCTCTTGTGTAATTTCCCTTTTATAACCTTCGGCTAGAGTATCGGTTGGTTAGAGGTTACTTACAACCTTCATCAATTGGACTCATTCAAATGAGTAAAAGCATCAACCTTGCCCTTGAGTTTTATCGTTTAAGAGAATTCCTGTTTAATTAATTTCTGATAACCCAATCTTAATCTTTGAGAAAATTTATGTAGGGCTTACTGCACAACCCGGAAACCCTGATCCATCAATACTTTGAGGCGTATGGACAGTGGATAAAGTGCCAGGAAATGGGGTAGCATCCTTCATAAGTATGGCATCACCTTGCTCAGGGAAAATGTACCCTTGCTCCCCCAGCTCCCCCAGCTCCCCCAGCTTCCCCAGCTCCCCCAGCTTCCCCTGCTCCCCCTCACCTCACCACTTATTCAGCAAGCCCTATGTAGGGACGGGTTTCACCGTTATCGTTTCTGATTCACCCATAAGTGACTAAACCCGCCCCGACCGAGTGAAAGACCTAACGAACAGTGTCAAACTACGGCAACCAAGGATATTGACGGAAATCAGGAGGGCGCTTTTCCAGGAAGGCTTGTTTCCCTTCTGACCCCTCCTCCGTCATGTAGTACAGTAACGTGGCATTTCCCGCCAATTCTTGTAAACCCGCTTGACCGTCACAGTCAGCGTTAAACGCCGCTTTTAAGCAACGGATAGCAATAGGACTTTTTTGTAAGATTTCCCTTGCCCATTGAATCCCCTCCGTTTCCAACTGGTCTACAGGGACAACAGTGTTCACCAAACCCATATCCAGCGCCTCTTGTGCCGTATACTGGCGACAGAGGAACCAAATTTCTCGTGCTTTCTTCTGACCCACCATTCTGGCGAGATAGCTAGCGCCAAACCCCCCATCAAAGCTGCCGACTTTTGGACCCGTTTGACCAAAGATGGCATTATCTGCGGCAATGGTTAGGTCACAGATAACATGCAAGACATGACCGCCGCCAATGGCATACCCGGCGACTAGAGCAATCACCACTTTTGGCATAGAACGAATCAGGCGTTGTAAGTCCAAGACATTTAAGCGAGGAACGCCATCATCGCCAACGTATCCTGCCTTATCCCGAACGCTTTGATCCCCTCCAGAACAGAAGGCATATTTACCATCGGTGTGAGGACCCGCCCCGGTTAATAAAACAACACCAATTCTTTGGTCTTCGCGGGCGTTACAAAAGGCGTCGTAGAGTTCAAAGACAGTTTTAGGGCGGAAGGCGTTGCGCTTGTGGGGGCGATTAATGGTGATTTTGGCGATACCGTCGGCTTTGTGATAAAGAATATCCTCGTAGGTTTTGGCGGTTTGCCAGTCAATTGACATATCAATATTTTCCCTTGGTTATAAAGACTCCAAGTACTACTTTGAGCTTGACTTCCCTATCCTAAGACCCAATGGCACTAAAAATTTGCATTTTTGGATCGCCAAAACCCTTGATATACCGTAGGGTGGGCATTGCCCACCAGCATTGATGCAGTACCATTCATCCTCAGACAGCATGTAAGCGTTGGATGGAGTAGGATCTTACTTTTCACCGGATCTGGAAAACCTCTCTCCCAACCTCTCTCCTACAAGGAGAGAGGCTTTGAATTCTCCCCCATAGAAAAAAAGCGAAGCATCCTTTGGTCTCCCCCGTGCAACAAAAGCTCCCGCATCCGCTGGCTTCCGTCTTTTTAAGGGGGATGGAAGGGGGATCTAATAGGGGGACGGTTAGCAGGAATATAAATGCGTCGCCTTTCTCAAATCCAATCAATCATCACGCCACCAACACCTGACGCACAGCCGTTTCCATTAATTTCTCTCTGTCGCTGATGGATTGGGTAAGTTTGGCTTCGAGTTCGTCGCAGAAGGACATCAGGCGATCGACTTTGGCGACGATGCGGTGTTGTTCAGGGAGGGGCGGAACTGGAACAACAGTATTATTTAATTGCTGTTGGTTAACTTTGGGTATTGCCAAGCGATTATCATAACCAACTACTAATTCTAAAAAAGTTCCTGTCAAAATATAAAAGTGTAAGTATCTTGTGTAGATATAAGCTTTAATGGGATACATGTCTGCACTACACAGTCCCTCAAAATCTATCACAACTGCTTTAGAAAGATTGGGTCGTATCTTAGAATAG harbors:
- a CDS encoding DUF721 domain-containing protein, with translation MLKSLNHIVEALDNQPFWQGQKQFQQIRDCWADVVGADRAQQTRPHSLSRSILYVATSSSVWSQDLSLNCRSILKQLNARLSTPIETIRFSPGWWYQEQTLPQTEESEHPSLVDQPEVSSSADPPVEQPTPQTAFEQWAAKIKARSQNLPLCPQCHCPTPPGELKRWHVCGLCATKQWQG
- the menB gene encoding 1,4-dihydroxy-2-naphthoyl-CoA synthase encodes the protein MSIDWQTAKTYEDILYHKADGIAKITINRPHKRNAFRPKTVFELYDAFCNAREDQRIGVVLLTGAGPHTDGKYAFCSGGDQSVRDKAGYVGDDGVPRLNVLDLQRLIRSMPKVVIALVAGYAIGGGHVLHVICDLTIAADNAIFGQTGPKVGSFDGGFGASYLARMVGQKKAREIWFLCRQYTAQEALDMGLVNTVVPVDQLETEGIQWAREILQKSPIAIRCLKAAFNADCDGQAGLQELAGNATLLYYMTEEGSEGKQAFLEKRPPDFRQYPWLP